The Campylobacter concisus sequence TGCATTAAAAAATAGCATTAAGAAGTATTCAAGCATTTGGAAGGTCGATGATCCTTTTAGTGTTGATAAAATTTCAGGTTGCAAGGGAGATAGATGAAAAATATATTAATCATTGCAGGAAGTGATAGTGTTGGTGGTGCTGGCGTGCAGGCTGATATTAAGACATGCGAGGCATTTTCTTGCTACGCAGCGACGGCTATCACGGCTCTTACGGCACAAAATACAAATGGCGTTAGCAATATCTTTGCTACAAATGTTACAAATCTAAATGAACAAATCAAAATGGTAGACGAAGAGCTAAACATAGATGCCATAAAGGTTGGTATGCTTTTTAATAAAGAGCTTATATCTTGCGTTGGCTCTTGGCTTGAAAAATTTCATAAGCAAGGCATTAAAATAGTAATAGACCCAGTTTGCGTAGCAAAATCAGGCTCAAAGCTACTAGAAGATGACGCGATAGCAAGCTTAAAAGAGCTTTTTAAATTTGCAGACATTATTACGCCAAATATCGATGAAGCCAAAGTTTTGGAGCTTGATAGCAAAAATTTACCTTGCGATATGATCTTAAAGCGAAGCACGGTTGCAGAAATTTGCGAAGATACTCTTTTTAAAAAAAATGGTGATGTGCTTAAATTTGAAGAGCCACTAATAAAACCAGAGATCATGCATGGGGCTGGATGTAGCTTTGCAAGTGCGCTGGCCTGCTTGCTGGCAAATGGACACACCAAAGAAGAGGCCATAAAGCTAGCCAAAAGATACATTTTAAATGCTATTAAAAATGCAATTACGACAAAATTTGGCAAACGCCTACTAAATCATAAAGTCGGTATAAATGGCTGAAATTTATGCGATTAGTGACGATGTGCTGATGCCTGAAAATTTAGCCTTGCAATACACTAAAGAAATTTTAGAGTGTGGGGTTAAATTTTTCCAATTTCGCTCCAAAAAAATACCTAAAAATGAGAGACTGGCTAGTGAAATTTTCAACCTATGCGAAAAATTTGGAGCCAGATTTATCGTAAATGATGATATTTTATTTGCTGCTCATATAGGTGCAAAGTCCGTGCATTTGGGAAAAGATGATGCGAGCATAAAAGAGGCGTTTGAAATT is a genomic window containing:
- a CDS encoding hydroxymethylpyrimidine/phosphomethylpyrimidine kinase, with protein sequence MKNILIIAGSDSVGGAGVQADIKTCEAFSCYAATAITALTAQNTNGVSNIFATNVTNLNEQIKMVDEELNIDAIKVGMLFNKELISCVGSWLEKFHKQGIKIVIDPVCVAKSGSKLLEDDAIASLKELFKFADIITPNIDEAKVLELDSKNLPCDMILKRSTVAEICEDTLFKKNGDVLKFEEPLIKPEIMHGAGCSFASALACLLANGHTKEEAIKLAKRYILNAIKNAITTKFGKRLLNHKVGING